The sequence TCTGGCAGGACTGGCGGCGGACGCAGGCCTCGACGGTCTGGTCTGCTCGGCGCAGGAGGCGCAAGCCCTGAAGGCGCGTTTCGCGCAGTTGAGTCTGGTCACCCCGGGTATTCGACCGGCCGGTAGCCAGGCGGACGATCAGCGGAGGATTCTCACCCCGGCCGAAGCCATGGCCGCGGGATCGGATTATCTGGTGATTGGCCGCCCGATCGCGCAGGCAGCCGATCCGGCCCGGGCGTTGGCTGTGGTGGTCGGCGAGCTGGCCTAAGCCGTGTCGTACAGACGGTCGTCGCGCCTGCGACAACCGTCTGCGCTGGCGACAAAGGTCAGCTGACCTTCAACACCAGCTTGCCGAAATTGCCGCCGGTGAACAGCTTCATCAGCGTATCCGGGAACGTTTCCAGGCCTTCGACCACGTCTTCCTTGCTCTTCAACTCGCCGCTCTGCATCCAGCCGGCCATGTCTTTCATGGCTTCCGGATAGCGCGAGACGTAATCCATTACCACCATGCCTTGCATGCGCGCACGGTTGACCAACAGCGACAGGTAGTTGGCCGGCCCCTTGACCGCTTCCTTGTTGTTGTACTGGCTGATGGCACCACAGATGACGATGCGCGCGCCTACGCCGATGCGGGTCAGCACCGCATCGAGGATGTCGCCACCAACGTTGTCGAAATAGACATCGACGCCCTTGGGGCATTCACGTTTCAGGCCCGCGGCGACGTCTTCGCTCTTGTAGTCGATGGCGGCATCGAAGCCCAGTTCGTCGACGAGGAAACGGCACTTGTCGGCTCCGCCGGCGATGCCCACGACGCGACAGCCTTTTATCTTCGCGATCTGCCCGGCAACACTGCCCACCGCACCGGCCGCACCGGAGATCACCACGGTTTCGCCCGCCTTGGGTTCACCCACCGACAGCAGGCCGAAATAGGCCGTCATGCCGGTCATGCCCAGCGCGGACAGGAAGCGCGGCAGTGGCGCCTGGTTCGGGTCGACTTTGTAAAACCCTTTCGGCTCGCCGAGAAAATAATCCTGAACACCGAGCGCACCGTTGACGTAGTCGCCTTCGGCGAATCCCGGATGCTGGGACGCGATGACCTTGCCCACGCCCAGCGCACGCATCACCTCACCGATACCGACCGGCGGGATGTAGGACTTGGCGTCGTTCATCCAGCCACGCATGGCGGGGTCGAGCGACAGGTACTCGTTCTTGACGAGAATCTGGTTCGGGCCGAGCTCGCCCAGCGGTTTTTCGACGAACTCGAAGGTGTCGCGGGTCGGAGCGCCGACTGGGCGCTTGGCCAGAAGGAACTGGCGGTTGGTCGTGTCCATGAATACCTCTGAGGTGGGCAAAAGCTTGGTGTAGCCCGTCGAGCTCGGCTCTGCAAGCATGGCAGGAAAGCTGGAATGCACTGGCATCCGCCTGAGTGATATCGCCACATGTCTGTTAAGTCGCATGGGGGATAGCGGTATAAACATGACCGCTGCGTGGCTTGTGGTCACGTTAGGACTCGCAAGCTTTTCAATCGATAAGGGTATTGAGCATGAGCATGTCTTTTTCCGGTCAGGTGGCGTTGGTAACAGGGGCGGCGGCCGGCATTGGTCGCGCGACGGCACTGGCGTTTGCCCGGCAAGGGCTTAAGGTCGTGGTGGCCGACCTTGACGAAACGGGCGGCGCCGCCTGTGCCCAGGCCATTCACGACGCCGGTGGCGAGGCATTGTTTGTTCGTTGCGATGTCACCCGCGACGCGGACGTCCAGGCGATGGTCGAACAAGCCGTGGCACGCTTCGGCCGCATCGACTATGCCTTCAACAACGCCGGGATCGAGATCGAGCAGGGGCGCCTGGCCGAAGGCAGCGAGGCTGAGTTCGACGCCATCATGGGCGTCAACGTGAAAGGCGTCTGGCTGTGCATGAAGCATCAGTTGCCGGTGATGCTGGCTCAGGGCGGCGGTGCGATCGTCAATACCGCATCGGTTGCCGGCCTGGGCGCGGCGCCGAAGATGAGCATCTACGCGGCATCCAAGCACGCG comes from Stutzerimonas stutzeri and encodes:
- a CDS encoding NADP-dependent oxidoreductase; this encodes MDTTNRQFLLAKRPVGAPTRDTFEFVEKPLGELGPNQILVKNEYLSLDPAMRGWMNDAKSYIPPVGIGEVMRALGVGKVIASQHPGFAEGDYVNGALGVQDYFLGEPKGFYKVDPNQAPLPRFLSALGMTGMTAYFGLLSVGEPKAGETVVISGAAGAVGSVAGQIAKIKGCRVVGIAGGADKCRFLVDELGFDAAIDYKSEDVAAGLKRECPKGVDVYFDNVGGDILDAVLTRIGVGARIVICGAISQYNNKEAVKGPANYLSLLVNRARMQGMVVMDYVSRYPEAMKDMAGWMQSGELKSKEDVVEGLETFPDTLMKLFTGGNFGKLVLKVS
- a CDS encoding SDR family oxidoreductase, which produces MSMSFSGQVALVTGAAAGIGRATALAFARQGLKVVVADLDETGGAACAQAIHDAGGEALFVRCDVTRDADVQAMVEQAVARFGRIDYAFNNAGIEIEQGRLAEGSEAEFDAIMGVNVKGVWLCMKHQLPVMLAQGGGAIVNTASVAGLGAAPKMSIYAASKHAVIGLTKSAAIEYAKKKIRVNAVCPAVIDTDMFRRAYEADPRKADFAAAMHPVGRIGTVEEIAAAVLYLCSDGAAFTTGHALAVDGGATAI